The proteins below come from a single Chrysoperla carnea chromosome 1, inChrCarn1.1, whole genome shotgun sequence genomic window:
- the LOC123305721 gene encoding uncharacterized protein LOC123305721: MKPHDLTIWFFGVFVILTQFYVIFSLPPFDDKLLANAIANATVNSTSNSTLESLKSATNSTKLNSTSVANSTDLEKKSNKTTEQATNSTKLNTTLVANSTDLEKKSNKTTEQGNGKQLVSVYDLYGASIPSAVIIAPPNVDGYVVSTGEGGSNFATLRPINAPAPNVWFSDGWFNWPFSCSWPDIFPFL, translated from the exons ATGAAGCCACACGATTTAACAATTTGGTTTTTTGGTGTATTTGTTATCTTAACTCAATTCTACGTAATATTTTCACTACCTccatttgatgataaattattagCAAATGCAATTGCTAACGCTACCGTTAATTCCACGTCGAATTCTACTTTGGAAAGCTTAAAATCAG caacaaattcaacaaaattaaattcgaCTTCAGTGGCCAATTCAAccgatttggaaaaaaaatcgaataaaacaaCCGAACAAg caacaaattcaacaaaattaaacaCAACTTTGGTAGCCAACTCAACCGATTTGGaaaagaaatcaaataaaacaacAGAACAAG GCAATGGAAAGCAATTAGTTAGCGTTTATGATCTATATGGAGCATCAATTCCTTCCGCTGTCATAATTGCACCACCAAATGTTGACGGTTATGTAGTGTCGACTGGAGAGGGTGGATCAAATTTTGCAACACTACGTCCAATTAATGCACCAGCACCAAATGTTTGGTTTTCAGATGGTTGGTTTAACTGGCCATTTTCATGTTCTTGGCCAGATATATTTCCatttt TGTGA